From Impatiens glandulifera chromosome 7, dImpGla2.1, whole genome shotgun sequence:
taattacataaaaaaagtGTAATTTTTATTGATTCATTTTCATATATTCGTTATATTAAGTATTGTAAAAACTAATGCAAAATTGTAATTGAGTTATTTGTAGCGTTTGAAGACTTTTTGCAGATTTTAGTTGCGAATGTagtaaatattgataaaaaaaactactaAAGTCCATTTTTGGCAAAAACAATGTTGTTGAGGCACTTGTTGCATATTAGACTTTTGTTGTAGTGGGAAATGGATACAAAATTAGGTTGTTTCGtagttctttaaaaaaataaaaataaacatataattattcaaattttctcaaattttttcttaaatcatatattttattgtcaCATAAACCACTTTcaataaattagtaataaacgtctataaatatcattttattgctaaatatgttaaattaattagaaaaaaaatgatatattataataagatgACACACATTTTGTccatttgagaaaaaatttaaaattgttaaaattttaataacaaaatttgagtgtcatttgataaaaaaatcgaACCAAATCCaaacctaataaaacaatatCAAAATCTTATGAGTTTGAATGGGGTTTAAATATTCACCATAATATCATCAAAAGAAAGTTATATCCTTATACACAATATCCAGGAAAATCAGAGGGGATGCTAAAGCTCTTATTTCTATAAGTTCTAAACAATTGGCATTGAATACATTAGGAATCAAACTCATGTGATATAGGGAAGCAATAACAAAATCTAATACCAACAACATAGGAGAAAGTACAGAAATAGAGTTAAAAAAGGAAACATGAAAACCACTAAATTTCAACtaaatagtaaatatataaaaaagacttaaaaagaAGCTTTGCTAAATGACAGACTTCTTGTAATAAGCAATTACACATTGCAATTTTGATGGTCATTCAAGGTTAATGACCTAAAATTTATGTTATGAATTTGAGAGTTAGCATTTTCTTCCCAATTCAATCTAAGAATCAAATTTGAgacttttgatattttagttatGACTACTTCTATTTTATCAAGAATTTACTTTCATTTATCTATCTAGGTGAATTAAATTGAGCATCTCTTAATTCTACATATTAATTTCCATTCTTAAAATGGTTTGTTTTTAGTAAGTTGATCATGTCAATTAATCATGTGTAAACAATTGTTCTTACTACAGATTTCCCATAAATGAACCCATATGGAATGATTTACATGatagatgaaaaaataataatgaaatgcTGTTAAAACTCTGATTTTGCCATCTCAAAGAAATGAATGAACTATACCTGGCAAATGGAACTGGCAGGCATAGTTGCTTCTCTTCTACCTCAATCAAGCTAGCTAGCTCAAAAGCTCACTTTAATTGAATCACAGTTCAAATTCTTCTTCAAGCCTCAAAGCTTCAACAGcagcctcctcctcttcatcatcaatAACAAAGTAAGGGTTATGAGTCTCCGGTCTAAACTTATACCCCGTGAACACATAGAAACCAAGCGTCGCCAGTTCTCCAGCCACCACACTTGTCCACAGATACTTATACGAAGTGATCGTCTCCAATGCGTAAACCACAACCCTGGTAAAGTAAATGTAACAAATCACCACTATGTAATAGTGCCTAAACAGAGACAATTTCATCAAGTTCACAGCTGCTTTCCCATCACTACGAGCTGCCTCCCGCAAATTCTTAATAGACCAAACTATCGGAAACAGAACAGCACAGCAACAAATCACATCTACCAGTAAGAATACCTGTCTCCATGTCACCCAATCATGACCATATGGACCATTCTCATCGATTACAACTTGTGCTACATTAGCAACAACTTGTAAAGGAATCAcaatcatcaataccttcttttcCTTGTCTTGCAAATAGGGTTTCAAGAAAGACCATCCCGTCCCAATTAACACAATCAATGTGAAAAGAGTTATCCCTTTAAGAAAACTAAAGATGTAAAACAGCACATCCCAACCATGCCCACTTCCTGTTTTCTTAATATACGATTTATCCTCCGCCTCACACAACAGATTAAGAGCTTTCAAGATCACAACAGCCAGCATGAAGAAATGAATTCGAAAAACAGTTAACAATTTCTGATACACAACGTAAATCCAGATGCATGTGAAACAGAAATACATGATCGACAATATGAAGTAAATCTTAGGGAGGATTGTACGACCAGCGGAAAGATAATCACGGCCTCCATTTTTCCCCTCAAGATTATACATTGTGGATCGAACGTTCATAGAGGCTTTGATGTCAGGGAGGCAGTTGGCGAAGACGAGTGTGTACTGATCGGCGTCGTTTTGGATGTAATAGACATCGAATCGGGTGGTATCGTGGAGGAAATCGAAGGTGTATACGAGTTTGACAACGTCGGACTGAAGAGCGCAGGTGATTTCAGTGTCTTCTAATTGTTGGAGGACATGAAGCCATGAGTCTCTGGTGACGAAAAAGAATCCGAGTTTGGTGAGGTCGGGGTCGGGAttaagagaagaaagagaaatacgTGAGACATTGAGCTCGAGACGGCCACGG
This genomic window contains:
- the LOC124910570 gene encoding protein CANDIDATE G-PROTEIN COUPLED RECEPTOR 7, with protein sequence MAVSSHVFFPLLLFLSLSFLFSSAEIRFSEVRSDDRPIIPFDEFGFTHRGRLELNVSRISLSSLNPDPDLTKLGFFFVTRDSWLHVLQQLEDTEITCALQSDVVKLVYTFDFLHDTTRFDVYYIQNDADQYTLVFANCLPDIKASMNVRSTMYNLEGKNGGRDYLSAGRTILPKIYFILSIMYFCFTCIWIYVVYQKLLTVFRIHFFMLAVVILKALNLLCEAEDKSYIKKTGSGHGWDVLFYIFSFLKGITLFTLIVLIGTGWSFLKPYLQDKEKKVLMIVIPLQVVANVAQVVIDENGPYGHDWVTWRQVFLLVDVICCCAVLFPIVWSIKNLREAARSDGKAAVNLMKLSLFRHYYIVVICYIYFTRVVVYALETITSYKYLWTSVVAGELATLGFYVFTGYKFRPETHNPYFVIDDEEEEAAVEALRLEEEFEL